The sequence AAAATCTCCGCCTGCGTGCGGGTTGTGGATTGTGTAAGGCTGTTTGCTTTGAGGCACAGGATTGAGGAAACTTCTACCTGGGATAGGCTCGATCGCTTGGCTACCCTGCATATTTTAAAGAAGGATGATGTTGAGTTTTTCGGTGCCGCCTATGAAACCCTGATGTTTTTCCGGCTCAGGGAAAATCTAAGAAAAGTAATCATGGGCAAAGAAGCCGATAATTACATCAATCCCGATCACTTGACGAAAATGGAAAGGTCCCTCTTGAAAGATGCTTTTATCGCCATCGGCAAACTGCAGAAAATAACCAACAACCATTTCAGTATTTTCTGGTTGGCCAGGTGAGCTTAAGGAGGTGGGCTGGTGGAAAGGATTACCCAGTGGTTGAGCCTCAGGTACGTGAAATGGAACAGGCCCTGCGCGGCCGGCGGCTGGGAAGAGGAAATCAACCAGCGGATCAGCTTGCTGCGCCCGCGGCAACTGCGCGGCGTTCCCTTAGAAGAAACCCGTTTTGTGGTTTTTGATACGGAAACCACCGGTTTCTATCCGAAAAAAGGTGACGAGCTTCTATCCATTGGCGCAGTGATCCTGGAACAAGGCCAAATCCAGGAGGAGACTTTTCACCGTTTTATTAACCCGCACCGGCCGGTACCCCAGGTGGTGACGGAACTGACCGGCATTACGCAGGCACAAGCCGATCAAGGTGAAGAAGCGGCCGTAGTCATCAAGGATTTCCTGGATTTTGCCGGGACCTGTGTGCTGGTAGGTCACTCGGTGGATTTTGATTTATGTTTCCTTAATCACACCCTGAAGAGGTTGGGCTGCCAGGCCATAAGCCTTCCTGCTCTAGACACTTACTGGCTG is a genomic window of Clostridia bacterium containing:
- a CDS encoding 3'-5' exonuclease; this translates as MERITQWLSLRYVKWNRPCAAGGWEEEINQRISLLRPRQLRGVPLEETRFVVFDTETTGFYPKKGDELLSIGAVILEQGQIQEETFHRFINPHRPVPQVVTELTGITQAQADQGEEAAVVIKDFLDFAGTCVLVGHSVDFDLCFLNHTLKRLGCQAISLPALDTYWLAKAVHPGYPDLSLDGLLKLYGLEPVGRHTALGDALLTAKVFIRLLEQLSPLKFCDYFDLCSYIQRRNWQHEFVGTRSPRL